GTCAATCGCTCCGCCGGCTCCATTCGTCGCAAGCACCTTCCCCTTCAGATCCTCGATCGATTTGATGGGGCTGTCTTTTAAAACGAGATAGCCCTCCTGAAACCGACCGGGAACATTTCCTTGAAAATCATCCGCGATAACTCGAAGGTCCTTCATTCGTGCATTTTCGACAGCTAGCGCGAATGAGGAATAGGAAAACAAGGCGATATCGAGCTCTCCCGCGCCCATCGCGGTGATCATCTGCGGGCTTCCGTTAAAGCGGATCGGCTCGACCGTGTAGCTCTTTCCAAGATGCTTAGCGATGCCCGGCTTCGCAAACAGTATGGGCGCCAGATTGGTCGGCGCGGCCATCCAAGCGATCCGAATCTTAATCGGCTCGGCCGCCTTCGCAGCCATCACCCCGGCGAGCAAACAAACGCCCGCAATAATGCCTGTTTTTCCAAGACGCATCTCATCCTCCCCTACGCGACGCTTAGTTCATTTGATATCACATATTATGCAATCTGCAACTTAAATAAGGAAGCCGCTCCGCTATTACCTCTCACACTCGGCACCCACGACATTGCTTTAGTCGTGCATAATACAAATAGCTGATCATTTTTTGATCTCTGCCTTAGCCTTTATATCCGATTTATCATCAAAATTTTGTAGACAGCCAGGACCTTAAATGATGTATACTACATATAATCACTGACGATCGAGCCTCTCTCATACACCGATCAGCACCCGCGCATTAAATTCATATAAGAGAAATAATATTCCAATTGACATAATTATCGAGGCGGTTCACGATCGCTACATTGAGGAGAGCCTCGATAAATTCGATTGGCGTGTCTGGGAGGATCAATGTCGGCCGCAAAAGCATCCCCGGCCCGCGCGGGCTACAAGCACGATATGGGCGCGATAAGATCCGCCCATCTGGCGCTTAAGGAAGCCGGTATCAGCTTCGCCGCCCATCTTCCGGACACAATCAACTATCCGCTGATCCACGCCCTTGCGGACGATCCCGATTTTGTTTCGGTAAGTTGCTCAAGAGAGGACGAAGGGGTCGCCCTCGCCATGGGTGCCTATCTAGGCGGGCGCTGGCCTGTTCTGTTCACCGAGGGGTCCGGATTGGGCTTAGCGGGGCTGGCACTCGCACGAGCCGTGGTGCAACGCACTCCCATGCTCATTTTAGCGAGCCACAATAGAGCTCTGGGTGAGCGTCATGATTATGCGGCGGCGACCCGGCGCGTAACCGAGCCACTGTTGGATGCTTTGCGAATTCCTTATGTCGTCGTTATGCGCGGCGCCGACCTGCCTCTACTCATAAAAGAAGCTCAGATGACGGTGTACGGAGATCGATGCCCAGTCGCACTTCTTTTGCCTCGACACGCTTTGCATGCGGAGAGCGCCCATGAACAGGCATGACGTCCTCCAAATATTT
This sequence is a window from Beijerinckia sp. 28-YEA-48. Protein-coding genes within it:
- a CDS encoding thiamine pyrophosphate-binding protein; translation: MSAAKASPARAGYKHDMGAIRSAHLALKEAGISFAAHLPDTINYPLIHALADDPDFVSVSCSREDEGVALAMGAYLGGRWPVLFTEGSGLGLAGLALARAVVQRTPMLILASHNRALGERHDYAAATRRVTEPLLDALRIPYVVVMRGADLPLLIKEAQMTVYGDRCPVALLLPRHALHAESAHEQA